A window of Drosophila subobscura isolate 14011-0131.10 chromosome E, UCBerk_Dsub_1.0, whole genome shotgun sequence contains these coding sequences:
- the LOC117892175 gene encoding protein panoramix isoform X1, protein MDELLNVKIKSENGSQMDDKPSTPLQQLDENEDTPLRDDVNASPDPPGFLATGNGHGWESDDDDVGIPSIPRTPRSELTVPNSPTIAIKTEPETPVLKTERDAAAGNAEPDTSFLDKLFDDLDEIKASLVGIPSVFSKREDMNDMDLEPPQAVVKVEEPECTETLEELEAIRKAREKELQELEDKHEAEDTHTKKKRKRNRKRDYYGNISIDDNQKENKQTSQDSKLTSEDHQWDNRRQRAARHHENSQSYKIRHHEDNQRDNRTREDNQRDSRRDYEAKYSDNRGHREHSQRDRKRRSEEHQRDSKRPREDYQRDNRRSREANETEFQGHRDATIRVTASNGMPRIAVIKLEPMATADSAEEWIYVRDDERQIKVVNPDKLFQPEQGEGVAAAAVKPEPAPETLTKREKINLAVGRAKKVLELYERKKTNVQEDEFLMVNTIHKVPKSNSFMTQEEFENPSPICNNQNVIYEFNSTPGTRIDLAKWGLETVPNSTRELLRLLSFDVDHLKQDRLKAQPSQRILKLKQEQLFNAPSEPEECDPASLLRTTSTQTDRRTHTESVGTQVNLQGQSTGVYWQDPDIDKTLLTTDQQNLTLTLQKITRNLPSPALAEKMLIVLQSVLHIQREFYQR, encoded by the coding sequence ATGGACGAATTGCTAAATgttaaaataaaaagtgaaaatgggAGCCAGATGGACGACAAACCGAGTACCCCGCTTCAACAGCTCGACGAGAACGAAGATACGCCGCTGCGCGATGATGTGAACGCTTCCCCAGACCCCCCCGGCTTCTTGGCCACTGGCAATGGGCATGGATGGGaaagcgacgacgacgatgtaGGGATCCCATCCATTCCTCGCACTCCACGTAGTGAGCTTACAGTGCCAAATAGTCCAACTATCGCCATCAAAACAGAGCCGGAGACTCCAGTTCTCAAGACAGAAcgggatgctgctgcaggcaaCGCTGAACCTGATACATCATTCCTGGACAAGCTATTCGATGATTTAGACGAGATTAAAGCTAGCTTGGTTGGTATTCCGAGTGTTTTCAGCAAAAGGGAGGATATGAACGACATGGACTTGGAACCGCCCCAAGCAGTTGTGAAGGTTGAGGAGCCTGAATGTACAGAAACCCTGGAGGAACTTGAAGCGATCCGCAAAGCGCGTGAGAAGGAGTTGCAAGAGTTAGAAGATAAACACGAGGCGGAAGATACGCATACGAAGAAGAAGAGGAAGAGAAACCGCAAGAGGGATTACTATGGAAACATTTCGATCGATGAtaatcaaaaagaaaataagcaAACCTCACAGGACAGTAAACTGACAAGCGAAGACCACCAATGGGACAATAGGCGCCAGCGCGCAGCGCGCCACCACGAGAACAGTCAAAGCTACAAAATACGTCACCACGAGGATAACCAAAGAGATAACCGCACACGCGAGGATAATCAAAGGGACAGTAGACGCGATTATGAAGCTAAATACAGCGACAATAGAGGCCACCGTGAGCATAGTCAAAGGGACCGTAAACGCCGAAGCGAGGAACATCAAAGGGACAGTAAGCGCCCCCGCGAAGATTATCAAAGAGACAATAGACGCTCACGCGAAGCTAACGAGACTGAATTTCAAGGCCATCGTGATGCCACGATAAGAGTAACTGCATCTAATGGCATGCCGCGGATTGCCGTCATCAAATTGGAGCCGATGGCCACTGCAGATTCGGCTGAGGAGTGGATCTATGTTCGAGACGACGAGAGACAGATCAAAGTTGTGAATCCAGATAAGTTGTTCCAGCCAGAGCAGGGTGAGGGCgttgcggcggcggcagtgaaACCAGAGCCAGCACCAGAGACGCTGACAAAACGAGAAAAGATCAACTTGGCCGTAGGCCGGGCCAAGAAAGTGCTCGAGCTCTACGagcgaaagaaaacaaacGTCCAGGAAGACGAGTTCCTTATGGTGAACACCATACACAAAGTGCCCAAAAGCAACTCCTTTATGACACAAGAGGAGTTCGAGAATCCCTCGCCGATATGCAATAACCAAAATGTGATATATGAGTTCAATTCGACGCCAGGAACACGGATTGATTTGGCTAAATGGGGATTGGAAACTGTGCCCAATAGCACCAGGGAATTGCTCCGGCTGCTGTCCTTCGATGTGGATCATCTGAAACAGGATCGGCTCAAGGCACAGCCCAGCCAGCGCATTCTCAAGCTGAAACAGGAGCAGCTCTTCAATGCACCATCCGAGCCGGAGGAATGCGACCCAGCGTCCCTTCTAAGAACTACCTCAACCCAAACAGACCGCAGGACACACACGGAAAGCGTTGGCACTCAGGTCAATCTACAGGGCCAGTCAACAGGGGTCTACTGGCAGGATCCCGACATTGACAAGACCTTGTTGACGACGGACCAACAAAATTTGACACTTACTCTTCAAAAGATCACTCGCAACCTGCCATCTCCCGCATTGGCTGAGAAAATGCTGATTGTGCTTCAATCTGTTCTGCATATACAACGCGAATTTTACCAACGCTAA
- the LOC117892175 gene encoding protein panoramix isoform X2 — protein MDELLNVKIKSENGSQMDDKPSTPLQQLDENEDTPLRDDVNASPDPPGFLATGNGHGWESDDDDVGIPSIPRTPRSELTVPNSPTIAIKTEPETPVLKTERDAAAGNAEPDTSFLDKLFDDLDEIKASLVGIPSVFSKREDMNDMDLEPPQAVVKVEEPECTETLEELEAIRKAREKELQELEDKHEAEDTHTKKKRKRNRKRDYYGNISIDDNQKENKQTSQDSKLTSEDHQWDNRRQRAARHHENSQSYKIRHHEDNQRDNRTREDNQRDSRRDYEAKYSDNRGHREHSQRDRKRRSEEHQRDSKRSREANETEFQGHRDATIRVTASNGMPRIAVIKLEPMATADSAEEWIYVRDDERQIKVVNPDKLFQPEQGEGVAAAAVKPEPAPETLTKREKINLAVGRAKKVLELYERKKTNVQEDEFLMVNTIHKVPKSNSFMTQEEFENPSPICNNQNVIYEFNSTPGTRIDLAKWGLETVPNSTRELLRLLSFDVDHLKQDRLKAQPSQRILKLKQEQLFNAPSEPEECDPASLLRTTSTQTDRRTHTESVGTQVNLQGQSTGVYWQDPDIDKTLLTTDQQNLTLTLQKITRNLPSPALAEKMLIVLQSVLHIQREFYQR, from the exons ATGGACGAATTGCTAAATgttaaaataaaaagtgaaaatgggAGCCAGATGGACGACAAACCGAGTACCCCGCTTCAACAGCTCGACGAGAACGAAGATACGCCGCTGCGCGATGATGTGAACGCTTCCCCAGACCCCCCCGGCTTCTTGGCCACTGGCAATGGGCATGGATGGGaaagcgacgacgacgatgtaGGGATCCCATCCATTCCTCGCACTCCACGTAGTGAGCTTACAGTGCCAAATAGTCCAACTATCGCCATCAAAACAGAGCCGGAGACTCCAGTTCTCAAGACAGAAcgggatgctgctgcaggcaaCGCTGAACCTGATACATCATTCCTGGACAAGCTATTCGATGATTTAGACGAGATTAAAGCTAGCTTGGTTGGTATTCCGAGTGTTTTCAGCAAAAGGGAGGATATGAACGACATGGACTTGGAACCGCCCCAAGCAGTTGTGAAGGTTGAGGAGCCTGAATGTACAGAAACCCTGGAGGAACTTGAAGCGATCCGCAAAGCGCGTGAGAAGGAGTTGCAAGAGTTAGAAGATAAACACGAGGCGGAAGATACGCATACGAAGAAGAAGAGGAAGAGAAACCGCAAGAGGGATTACTATGGAAACATTTCGATCGATGAtaatcaaaaagaaaataagcaAACCTCACAGGACAGTAAACTGACAAGCGAAGACCACCAATGGGACAATAGGCGCCAGCGCGCAGCGCGCCACCACGAGAACAGTCAAAGCTACAAAATACGTCACCACGAGGATAACCAAAGAGATAACCGCACACGCGAGGATAATCAAAGGGACAGTAGACGCGATTATGAAGCTAAATACAGCGACAATAGAGGCCACCGTGAGCATAGTCAAAGGGACCGTAAACGCCGAAGCGAGGAACATCAAAGGGACAGTAA ACGCTCACGCGAAGCTAACGAGACTGAATTTCAAGGCCATCGTGATGCCACGATAAGAGTAACTGCATCTAATGGCATGCCGCGGATTGCCGTCATCAAATTGGAGCCGATGGCCACTGCAGATTCGGCTGAGGAGTGGATCTATGTTCGAGACGACGAGAGACAGATCAAAGTTGTGAATCCAGATAAGTTGTTCCAGCCAGAGCAGGGTGAGGGCgttgcggcggcggcagtgaaACCAGAGCCAGCACCAGAGACGCTGACAAAACGAGAAAAGATCAACTTGGCCGTAGGCCGGGCCAAGAAAGTGCTCGAGCTCTACGagcgaaagaaaacaaacGTCCAGGAAGACGAGTTCCTTATGGTGAACACCATACACAAAGTGCCCAAAAGCAACTCCTTTATGACACAAGAGGAGTTCGAGAATCCCTCGCCGATATGCAATAACCAAAATGTGATATATGAGTTCAATTCGACGCCAGGAACACGGATTGATTTGGCTAAATGGGGATTGGAAACTGTGCCCAATAGCACCAGGGAATTGCTCCGGCTGCTGTCCTTCGATGTGGATCATCTGAAACAGGATCGGCTCAAGGCACAGCCCAGCCAGCGCATTCTCAAGCTGAAACAGGAGCAGCTCTTCAATGCACCATCCGAGCCGGAGGAATGCGACCCAGCGTCCCTTCTAAGAACTACCTCAACCCAAACAGACCGCAGGACACACACGGAAAGCGTTGGCACTCAGGTCAATCTACAGGGCCAGTCAACAGGGGTCTACTGGCAGGATCCCGACATTGACAAGACCTTGTTGACGACGGACCAACAAAATTTGACACTTACTCTTCAAAAGATCACTCGCAACCTGCCATCTCCCGCATTGGCTGAGAAAATGCTGATTGTGCTTCAATCTGTTCTGCATATACAACGCGAATTTTACCAACGCTAA